A section of the Ogataea parapolymorpha DL-1 chromosome II, whole genome shotgun sequence genome encodes:
- a CDS encoding Methionine aminopeptidase 1: MNPAPSEQETRRCAAPDCGKETNSNLKCPICLKAGLTMYFCNSGCYRRSFHIHKAIHPKEGVDVYDPFPNFEYTGPLRPAYPLSPPRGIPDKIQKPDYAQNGKPLSEIKNDKTNQIRVLNEDEIRQMRIVNQLGREVLDAAAAHIRPGITTDEIDRIVHEETLKRRAYPSPYNYYNYPKSVCTSVNEVICHGIPDKRPLEDGDIVNLDISIYKNGFHADLNETYYVGEKARTNPELVNLVETTRECLDKAIALVKPGLPFRQIGNVIEEHATKHGLSVVRTYCGHGINTLFHCQPDVLHYAKNKGVGTCKKGITFTIEPMINMGTYRDIMWPDNWTAATADGKPSAQFEHTLLVTEDGVEVLTARTKKSPGGPVPRI, from the coding sequence ATGAATCCCGCTCCATCTGAACAAGAAACCAGACGCTGTGCCGCGCCAGATTGCGGCAAGGAGACGAATTCGAACCTGAAGTGTCCGATCTGTTTAAAAGCCGGACTCACCATGTATTTCTGCAATTCAGGATGCTACAGAAGAAGTTTCCACATCCACAAAGCTATTCATCCTAAAGAGGGTGTCGATGTGTACGATCCGTTTCCCAACTTTGAGTACACGGGCCCTCTGAGACCCGCCTATCCTCTATCGCCGCCAAGAGGAATCCCAGACAAGATTCAAAAACCAGACTACGCCCAGAATGGAAAGCCCCTTAGCGAGATCAAGAACGACAAGACAAACCAGATCCGGGTGCTCAACGAGGATGAGATCCGACAGATGCGTATAGTCAACCAGTTGGGCAGAGAGGTTCTGGACGCAGCAGCCGCCCATATTCGGCCTGGAATCACCACAGACGAGATTGACCGTATTGTCCACGAGGAAACGCTCAAGAGAAGAGCTTATCCGTCGCCATACAACTACTACAACTATCCGAAATCAGTGTGCACGTCTGTGAACGAGGTCATTTGTCACGGCATCCCCGACAAGAGACCGTTGGAGGACGGCGACATCGTGAACCTTGACATTTCTATCTACAAGAATGGCTTCCATGCCGATCTGAACGAGACGTACTacgttggagaaaaagccAGGACGAACCCGGAGCTTGTGAATTTGGTCGAGACCACCAGAGAGTGTCTGGACAAGGCGATTGCTCTGGTTAAGCCTGGACTGCCGTTCAGACAGATCGGCAACGTGATAGAGGAGCATGCTACCAAGCACGGTCTTTCGGTGGTGAGAACGTACTGTGGCCACGGAATCAACACTCTGTTCCACTGCCAGCCCGACGTGCTGCACTACGCCAAGAACAAGGGTGTCGGCACTTGCAAGAAGGGAATAACATTCACCATAGAGCCGATGATCAACATGGGCACTTATAGAGACATCATGTGGCCGGACAACTGGACCGCCGCGACCGCGGACGGAAAACCAAGCGCGCAATTTGAACACACGCTGCTGGTCACCGAGGACGGCGTAGAGGTTCTGACCGCTCGCACAAAAAAGTCTCCTGGTGGCCCCGTCCCCAGAATATAG
- a CDS encoding putative ribosomal rna-processing protein: MAPPLQIKGYTVFPVVFDATAHTKKTLHYMFVKKHVTKSLPESQSRSLFIVNIPVGTTVKAVRSVFSTIAMGAIVESLATNEHYSERNMINYDYEINLTKLTNEEMTHEEEHPQIPVGCAVVTFVDKNALNLAFGAIKKLVNASSAKYPMWKSELVTGYKRYTASKKLDSEQLAAQVAQVMSDFQQREQQLKEELTNMQSMVDEDGFTLVVGSHRKTKNGILGSLKRAADLEQDEKVVKKMKKKEKQDFYKFQIRERKKQEMNELLNKFKEDQERVRQMKEKRQFKPF; encoded by the coding sequence ATGGCTCCACCACTCCAGATCAAGGGATACACTGTTTTCCCTGTCGTTTTCGACGCCACAGCGCACACCAAGAAGACCCTGCACTACATGTTTGTGAAAAAACATGTCACTAAGTCGTTGCCGGAGTCGCAGTCCCGGTCTCTGTTCATAGTCAATATACCCGTGGGCACCACTGTGAAGGCCGTGCGAAGTGTCTTCAGCACGATTGCCATGGGCGCCATTGTGGAGTCGTTGGCCACGAACGAGCACTATAGCGAGCGGAACATGATAAATTACGACTACGAGATCAATCTTACCAAACTCACCAACGAGGAGATGACGCACGAAGAAGAGCACCCTCAGATCCCTGTTGGGTGCGCGGTGGTGACATTTGTGGATAAAAATGCGTTGAATTTGGCCTTTGGGGCGATCAAGAAACTCGTGAATGCCTCGAGCGCAAAGTACCCGATGTGGAAGTCAGAGCTCGTCACTGGCTACAAACGGTACACGGCTTCTAAAAAACTGGACTCGGAGCAGCTGGCGGCCCAGGTGGCACAGGTGATGTCTGatttccagcagcgcgaacagcagctcaaggaaGAGCTGACAAATATGCAATCGatggtggacgaggacgggTTCACGTTGGTTGTTGGATCGCAcagaaaaacgaaaaacGGCATTCTCGGGTCGCTGAAACGCGCTGCAGACctggagcaggacgaaaaggtggtgaagaagatgaaaaagaaggagaaacagGACTTCTACAAGTTCCAGATCAGAGAGCGCAAAAAGCAGGAGATGAATGAGTTGCTCAATAAATTCAAAGAGGACCAGGAACGCGTGCGCCAGATGAAGGAAAAACGGCAGTTCAAGCCTTTCTAG
- a CDS encoding Protein STE50 yields MSNVQRPRPTSIVLAHSNKDITSNDIVSWNNDQILLWLRNKDYSIDVIDLFKLHNITGMTLPFLNTEELRDMGIQQLSLRLQLMSDISDLLMKKNMNLLKFNTDPLAAELQTLVVSTNLVSTIANSVTEGLLSSNGGTSRKLTEQFNKLKEDLLPVLKEIKDKKPLPTPDRMSPTQLSHHQNQLQTTIVPQSIPAQAALKKQHSAPNTSGLRRSITSPPIISPILPEQSQFTGSNPNLASQSNLSVTQSPRSPSKSGSSQSVPRYHKPNRLSMSQSMGTLPTMGSTSAASEPLKQLRAKTEDPCHKILQAAMKRHNLHVSDWKKYALVIVYGGDQERVLGYDEKPVVVYRELQELGLNPSIMLRQVEESDDLDSMNYETPGGRL; encoded by the coding sequence ATGTCAAATGTCCAACGTCCACGGCCAACTTCGATAGTCCTTGCGCATTCCAATAAAGATATCACGTCGAACGATATTGTTTCCTGGAATAACGACCAGATCCTGCTGTGGTTGAGAAACAAGGACTACTCGATCGATGTGATTGATCTGTTCAAACTTCACAACATCACGGGCATGACATTGCCGTTTTTGAACACCGAGGAGCTGCGCGACATGGGCATTCAGCAGCTCAGTCTTCGGCTGCAGCTGATGTCTGATATCAGCGATCTGCTtatgaagaagaacatgAATCTGCTCAAGTTCAACACCGATCCGCTGGCTGCAGAGCTGCAAACGCTCGTGGTGTCCACGAATTTGGTGTCGACAATCGCCAACTCCGTCACTGAGGGCCTACTTTCGTCCAACGGAGGCACGAGCCGCAAATTAACGGAACAGTTCAACAAACTCAAGGAAGATCTGCTGCCTGTTCTCAAAGAGatcaaggacaagaaacCGCTCCCGACTCCCGACAGAATGTCGCCTACTCAGCTCTCGCACCACCAGAACCAACTACAGACCACGATCGTCCCGCAGTCGATCCCAGCCCAGGCAGCTctgaagaaacagcacTCTGCTCCCAACACGTCGGGCCTGCGCAGATCCATCACGTCGCCGCCAATCATATCGCCGATTCTGCCAGAACAGAGCCAATTCACCGGTTCCAACCCCAACCTAGCCTCGCAGTCAAACCTTTCTGTTACTCAATCGCCGCGCTCACCATCCAAGTCTGGCTCTTCGCAAAGCGTGCCGAGATACCACAAGCCTAACAGACTTTCGATGTCGCAGTCGATGGGAACGTTGCCAACGATGGGCAGCACCAGCGCGGCGTCTGAACCCCTGAAACAGCTGCGTGCCAAAACGGAAGACCCTTGTCACAAAATACTCCAGGCAGCCATGAAAAGACACAACTTGCACGTCTCAGACTGGAAAAAGTACGCTCTGGTGATTGTGTACGGCGGAGACCAGGAGAGAGTGCTTGGATACGACGAAAAACCAGTGGTGGTGTATCGGGAGCTTCAGGAGCTCGGGCTGAACCCTTCCATTATGTTGCGACAGGTGGAAGAGTCAGACGACCTTGACTCGATGAACTACGAGACTCCGGGCGGAAGACTGTAG
- a CDS encoding putative pantothenate transporter, whose translation MSIKKDDFVTTSELDSASSQKIDLSVDKPLSRKDRLLSLIWDGYKKDPREQRFLLKLDFFLMSSSMLGYFIKNLNQSNVTTAYVNGMKEYYTMDKNQYNYMITLWTVGYTVGAIPSNIILHRVSARYYLGGLELIWSALTLLMVACGPEKINGIYALRFLMGFLEAGYFPGLEYLLGSWYSPSELSKRSSYFACSGIAASMISGPLQEAILRGFSKSKLQPFKWMFVFDAVISIPVGIYTMFVDPNTPSTTTAFYLNETDKQVAVERRRQVKAELKTRHRYSWARLKEFFGTWHIYVFPVLFLCYNNTCAAISQPTFTTWMKQDLKLPSSQYNTYPSILYGAGIGLTLVFSHVHDYFGGTYNYVLVGLYFVLMIIGSSMLAAWDIARPAHWAAYFIVGIPTAWGQPQIFSWVNRLLFGNDMKRNFTVVCTNTLAYVTAAWVPILVWNAQDAPRYPIGFRYNAGLASLGLVMTITAWFLTRRDAKRKALLEAQQDEVEAAAHFVSSSSL comes from the coding sequence ATgtccatcaaaaaagacgaCTTCGTTACCACCAGTGAACTTGACAGCGCTAGCTCTCAGAAGATTGACTTGTCTGTTGACAAGCCTCTCTCCAGAAAGGACAGACTTTTGTCCCTTATTTGGGACGGCTACAAAAAAGACCCGAGGGAGCAACGCTTCTTGTTGAAGCTGGACTTCTTCCTGATGTCCAGTTCCATGCTGGGATACTTTATCAAGAATTTGAACCAGTCGAATGTGACCACCGCCTACGTTAATGGTATGAAGGAGTACTATACCATGGACAAGAACCAGTATAACTACATGATCACTCTGTGGACCGTTGGATACACCGTTGGTGCCATTCCATCCAACATTATTCTACACAGAGTTTCTGCTCGTTACTACCTCGGAGGACTGGAGCTTATTTGGTCCGCGCTGACCCTTTTGATGGTTGCGTGCGGaccagaaaaaatcaacgGTATCTACGCCCTCCGGTTCTTAATGGGATTCTTGGAGGCAGGATACTTCCCTGGTCTGGAATATCTGCTTGGTTCGTGGTACAGTCCAAGTGAACTTTCGAAAAGATCGTCCTACTTTGCGTGCTCCGGTATTGCTGCCAGTATGATTTCCGGCCCTCTTCAGGAAGCTATCTTGAGAGGCTTTTCAAAGTCCAAGTTGCAGCCATTTAAGTGGatgtttgtgtttgacgcCGTGATTTCGATTCCGGTTGGAATCTACACCATGTTTGTGGACCCTAACACTCCTTCCACGACAACTGCATTCTACTTGAACGAGACAGACAAACAGGTTGCAGTGGAAAGACGTCGCCAGGTGAAGGCCGAGCTCAAGACCAGACACAGGTACAGCTGGGCTCGTCTCAAGGAGTTCTTTGGAACCTGGCACATCTACGTGTTCCCAGTTCTGTTTTTGTGCTACAACAACACCTGTGCTGCCATCAGTCAGCCTACATTCACCACCTGGATGAAACAAGACCTCAAGTTGCCATCCAGCCAATATAACACTTATCCGTCCATCTTGTATGGTGCTGGTATTGGGCTTACCTTGGTGTTCTCGCACGTGCACGATTACTTTGGTGGAACTTATAACTACGTTCTGGTTGGCCTCTACTTTGTGCTAATGATCATCGGCAGCTCCATGCTGGCAGCGTGGGACATTGCGCGTCCTGCTCATTGGGCAGCTTACTTTATTGTCGGTATACCGACCGCTTGGGGACAGCCTCAGATTTTCTCGTGGGTGAACCGGCTGCTATTCGGCAACGATATGAAGAGAAACTTCACAGTGGTGTGCACCAACACTCTGGCGTACGTGACGGCTGCTTGGGTGCCTATTCTCGTTTGGAATGCTCAGGACGCCCCAAGATACCCGATCGGTTTTAGATATAACGCCGGCCTGGCAAGTCTGGGACTTGTGATGACAATTACTGCCTGGTTCCTCACCAGGAGAGACGCTAAGAGAAAGGCGTTGCTGGAGGCACAGCAAGACGAAGTTGAAGCCGCTGCCCACTTCGTCTCGTCAAGCTCCCTTTAA